The Sesamum indicum cultivar Zhongzhi No. 13 linkage group LG9, S_indicum_v1.0, whole genome shotgun sequence genome segment aatctgaacatatgggatcaaaatacaattttctcatataataactaataatttgTGGTACATCTTACAACATGTGTAATTGTTGTTGCctctctttttaaaattttacttccCCTTCAGAAGATATCATCTAGAATCTCTATTGTTAAGTGGATTAAGCCGGATAGGGGATGGCTCAAATTGAACACGGATGGGCCTCAAAAGGAAATCCAGGCATTGCAGGAACAGGAGGCATCATCAGAAATCATCTAGGTCAGACCGTCTTTGCATTCCAAGAACATCTTGGCCTCATGACCAACACAGCAGCAGAACTTAATGCTATATATAGAGGTGTTAAATTGTGCATTGATAACAACATTAGAAAAATTTGAGTGGAAACAAACATCATCATCAAGCTTATTTCCTCTCCCCGCCAAGGGCCATGGTACCTTCAAAACTTGATGCAAAAAATTAGAGAGCTTCTATCCCAAATTGAGTTCAAGATATCACACATCTTTAGAGAGGGTAATCAAGTGGCTGACTATTTTGCTAACCAAGCTTGTTTCAACCAACATCTTACCATTTTATCCCCTGATAATATCACTGGTATTCCTAAAGGTTTGATTAGACTTGACGCCTGCTCCTTGCCTGCTATTAAAATCAGAAGTAATAGTacctttaatttaatttaaaatattttctactgaAATTAGGGGTACTTCATTACTAATTAGTTTTATGCTGATACTTGTTGTCCTATCTAGGCTTCTCTGTgttgtttttgtgattgttcCTAAATGGGTTCCTTGGAGGTTACTCATCCATATGGTTGATGTTGGGACCAATATTTCTCTGGTTACCTTTTGGTTTTGTCACTTCTGCTGATCTCCTTTATCTAATTGTTTGTTGTTATATCTTTTGCAGGTCTTATGAACCCCCTTTCACAGGTTCAAAGGTTGTCAGCCATACATACATGATCTTAATACTTATGTTCATCATTTATCCTTTTGGAACATTATACACACTCTGACTTGGCCTTTTTGTACAGATTTATTTGCAGGTGCTGTGCGATCCATGACGTGGTGGGATAACAAAAACCTTTTTGACTCGTCATAATTTTTCTACGACACATGTTCGGGTTTTTtattgtaagggagtagtactatttgtttattgttgctctatttgtaagggagtagtactccttgtttatggctttactaaaaattatagggagGTAGCTCTCCCCgctgtaattattttgtgtgtttaataTAGAAGGATTGGGGCTCCGAAAAGCTCCCCCCACCTCTTGGTggtttttgcaaaaaaaaaaaaaaatgtaattgtttaatattattcaaaataaaataattattattttataaaatatattccataaataagttaatattagaTTCAGATGGGAGtggtaaaagaaaaggataaaaattattagagaAAACGatgcataaaaattaaaaaacaaataactatcaaaacataataaaagaGTAGGAAgttagataaatattaaaaaatataaaatgactgaccaaaaaaaatatatataaaaatagtgcTCTTCCTTTATGATAAAGTATAGATAATATTGTTAATTCACAAATTGGagttaaaaaaatgagaagatAAAAATTGTTCAAGATTTTCACACAACTCTCTTCTTTAATATTCGGCAGCCGTTGTTGACTTCCAcccatcttcttctttttattatttttctttttattttcattttacaaGTTTTGAATACTTAGGCTAATTATGAACTTTTTCCCCTAACTATTGGGCttattttcttcatcaacgggataattttttttgtttaaatatcaattacacaacaaatataatatatgtgatttgttatttttttaaaaatactatcaaaaatataatttttcgatattcaaaagaaaaaaatcatggaaaatataaattaatcacgGCTTTACAATGGTTGTTAGCCGTTGTTTCTGTAGGTGGCAAAAATAttagtcatgacaaatattttgactatagATAAAACTATGACGACTGTTGATTAATcatagcaaaaatttaaattttttcattgtttgtgTAGTCTTgattaatagtattgatttatcatgattttttaagtTGTGGTCATTTATAGTATAACGAAAgcgtattttttttagtaaaatatatatcaattataaaataaatatattaattgatgatCCGATCAAACTCGATCCAGACAAGAACATCCTGTGAAAGGTATGGCAATTTAGGTAACCATGACATCGGCAAGAGCAATTTATCATGCTTTTATCTCATATCAAATGCAAAACGATATAGAAACgtatattttctctttaacGATCGAACTTTTAGGAATGGATAGAACACGTAACTAAATAGTATCAGAATAgaaatatttccaaaaaattcaattaaggTGCCCAAATTTCCCAGAATTCCTGTAGATTACTCCAGCAGTACATATagtatgcttttttttttttttttttgtaaataatagcaacggattattattaattgaaataaattgattacaatcaTTTCTGTCGAATACCAATCATATtctgatcaataatatcaaataaaagaaatccaATCACCATATGCTATTATAGTAGAAACAATACGTACTATTTAATGGAAACTAACACACCTGCTATTCAATAGACATAACACCCACGCATAAAGCGGGACTCGAATCCATGATTTTTCAGATCGTGGGGCCTCAACTTCGTTAATTGAGTTAGAAGATTGACATATATAATATgctttcaaatttaaattaatgcatGGTTAATCTTGGAAGACCatgtcaattaaatatatattttcctttgaaatctacatttaaataaattatgagataatatatattctcatcATTTGTTATTAAAGGGTCTATCTCAATACGTTgctgtatttatttaaatattattaaaaataaaaatacatatatcactgtagttgtaaaatttttaacaatCTAAGGAAATTGTTGTCTGTATTACCGTTCAAAGTGCGTAAGATGTCATTTTTAAACATTGGAAGAAGTATTTGAGCCCCACCCAATGTGAAGTTGTTGTATCGTTTTATATggatttattgtaatttacttaattattattagttctgtggatgtattaatttatgaaccatcataaaaataatacgatttgccaaaaaaagaattatgacaaatacaaatcaatcaCGATTTTGCAACAACTATTAGTCATTATTTCTATAAGTGTGACCAAATCATTAGTTATAGTCAAAACCAGTACAAATTGTTTTGCTATAGCTACAAACTACGGCGAATATTGACTAATCGTAgtataatttaagtttttattttgattttatttaatcgtgattaataatattgatttactgTGAATCATTCATAATGTAGcaaaattccattttttaatgaatatattactcaatttatgaaatataattatttaattatcacttCAAAGCAGAAAAGAAGATATACACGttcaattacatatttttcttggaaatttacattttttctcattatttgcCAGTACTGTATATAGTCAATATGTCgggctattttttttttaaatattattcaccaatatttaatttgtacatcacaaaaactttaaaaaaattaattaagataagGTCAGTCGTTATCTGggggtaattatttaaaaaatgtaaagaaaaaaaattaaaaagttgatGTGAATTCAGgatttttaagaatttgaGTTGCACcgcattttaaaaataagaagatattCTGTCTTTTGCTGAACTTGGACCAACGTTCAGGCGGACAAACAAACAATACAAAAATCTGAGAACTTTTctgtctttcttcttcttgttttccGAATATGGCCTGGATTTGGACAGCGATATCTGTGATTAGTTTTGTTTGGGTCCTTCAGGTGCTGCTAAGCCTGAAAAGGAACAGAAAACTGCCTCCGGGTCCAACAGGTTTGCCAATTATCGGTCATTTCCACCTGTTGGGGAAGAATCCTCACCAAGATTTCCATAATTTAGCCCAAAAATATGGACCCATCATGTACCTACGCTTCGGCTTCGTGCCCACCATTGTCGTATCGTCGCCTGCGGCCGCCGAGCTGGTTCTCAAGACCCATGATCTGATCTTCGCCGGCAGGGCTCATCATCAGGCCGCCAAGGAGATAAGCTACGATAAGAGAAACATCGTCTTCGCACAGTATGGTATTTACTGGCGCAACATGCGCAAATTGTGCACCCTGGAGCTTCTCAGCAACTTCAAGATCAACCAGTTTCAGCCCATGAGGAGGGCTGAGATTGAGGTGTTTGTTGAGTCTCTCCAACGGGCTGCCGGGAAACGGGAAACTGTGGATATCAGTGCGAGAATTTCGGCCATGATTGGGGATATGACTTGCCTTATGGTGTTTGGGAGGAAATTCGCTGACGgggatttggatgaaaaaggGTTTAAAGCTGTGATTGGGGAGACCTTGCAGGTGGCCGCTCTGCCTAATATTGCGGACTATTTTCCGTTCCTGGCGGCGCTTGATCTTCAGGGGTTGACCCGACGGATGAAGGAATTGAGCAAGACTTTTGATGGGTTTCTGGAGAGGATTATTGATGATCATATTCAGAACAAGCAAGAGAAGAAGCATGCTCAAGACTTTGCCGACACCATGATCACTATTATGGAGTCTGGAGAAGCCGGATTCGAGTTTGATCGCCGCCATGTCAAGGCTGTGCTCTTGGTAATTATTTTAcaggaaaaatacaagcaaatAAATTAGCCCCtacgaaaaaataaataacaatttaactttttgtattttttaaaacacggtaatttacctccctatactttttaaaataaagcaatttacctctttagaAATGTGGgtaagttattttattttaaaaagtataagaaggtaaattaatataattttttttatagaggtaatttgttcatttttaatatcacatgaGGTAAATTACTAATCACCCGTTATTTAACTTGTTTGGGACTTGAAGTACCCTCCCAAAACttgatttatatatcttaaaaaaacTGAATTGGAAAAGTTTTAGAAAATGGGCTCCTTTTGTTTCTCCAGGATTTGCNNNNNNNNNNACTTCATCA includes the following:
- the LOC105171246 gene encoding cytochrome P450 CYP736A12-like, with the protein product MAWIWTAISVISFVWVLQVLLSLKRNRKLPPGPTGLPIIGHFHLLGKNPHQDFHNLAQKYGPIMYLRFGFVPTIVVSSPAAAELVLKTHDLIFAGRAHHQAAKEISYDKRNIVFAQYGIYWRNMRKLCTLELLSNFKINQFQPMRRAEIEVFVESLQRAAGKRETVDISARISAMIGDMTCLMVFGRKFADGDLDEKGFKAVIGETLQVAALPNIADYFPFLAALDLQGLTRRMKELSKTFDGFLERIIDDHIQNKQEKKHAQDFADTMITIMESGEAGFEFDRRHVKAVLLVIILAXXXTSSTVVEWALSELIRHPKAMKKLQQELEQAVGMDQIVEESHLDRLEYLDMVVKETLRLHPAVPLLIHESLEDCVVDQFHVPKGSRVIVNVWSIGKDPNAWREPQKFLPERFIGSNIDLRGQDFQLIPFGSGRRGCPGLQLGLTVVRLVLAQLVHCFDWELPDGMVASELDMAEHFGLVTCRENHLLAVPTYRLLK